A genomic window from Halorubrum lacusprofundi ATCC 49239 includes:
- a CDS encoding heme-binding protein, whose product MVEAPQTEEGWFALHDFRSIDWDAWRDAPERERKRAIEEGKAFLKHRELVADADEGDSGLFSVLGHKADLLFVHFRPTLDDLSSIERRFEDTALANFTERTTSYVSVTEVSGYVSDEFFEDPESVDTGLKRYIEGKMTPEIPDDEYVCFYPMSKRRGEEYNWYDLSFEDRADLMADHGEVGKEYAGKIKQVIASSVGFDSHEWGVTLFGSDPTDIKDIVYEMRFDPASSRYGEFGEFYIGRRFPPEDLGAYFAGETVPTPAGDGDTGDTEDGHGHAHGEGHDHAGSGGGSAHGDHPHGEEETSGEGDHPHSGEEGGHGGEDGDDPSDADIRGELADLNIYAGKPSGEDVYATVLYSEADVDELFDEVEGLRGNFDHYGTHVKTAVYEGRVTDRAAVVSIWDTASAAETAAGFLSELPEVVARAGEESGFGTMGMFYTVKPEHQEDFTDTFDDVGEILAEMDGHVETDLMMNVEDENDMFIASQWHAKEDAMAFFGSDEFRETVQWGREVLADRPRHVFLA is encoded by the coding sequence ATGGTCGAGGCACCACAGACCGAGGAGGGGTGGTTCGCGCTGCACGACTTCCGCTCTATCGACTGGGACGCGTGGCGAGACGCCCCCGAGCGAGAGCGGAAACGGGCGATCGAGGAGGGCAAGGCCTTCCTGAAACACCGGGAGCTGGTCGCCGACGCCGACGAGGGCGACTCCGGGCTGTTCTCCGTTCTCGGGCACAAGGCCGACCTGCTGTTCGTCCACTTCCGCCCCACGCTCGACGACCTCTCGTCGATCGAGCGCCGGTTCGAGGACACTGCGCTCGCGAACTTCACCGAGCGGACGACCTCCTACGTCTCCGTCACCGAGGTCTCCGGCTACGTCTCCGACGAGTTCTTCGAGGACCCCGAATCGGTCGATACGGGGCTCAAACGCTACATCGAGGGGAAAATGACGCCGGAGATCCCCGACGACGAGTACGTCTGCTTCTACCCGATGAGCAAGCGCCGCGGCGAGGAGTACAACTGGTACGACCTCTCCTTTGAGGACCGCGCCGACCTCATGGCCGACCACGGCGAGGTCGGCAAGGAGTACGCCGGCAAGATCAAGCAGGTGATCGCCTCCTCCGTCGGCTTCGACAGCCACGAGTGGGGCGTTACCCTGTTCGGCTCGGACCCGACCGACATCAAGGACATCGTCTACGAGATGCGCTTCGACCCCGCCTCCTCGCGATACGGCGAGTTCGGCGAGTTCTACATCGGTCGCCGGTTCCCGCCCGAGGATCTGGGCGCGTACTTCGCGGGCGAGACGGTGCCGACGCCAGCGGGCGACGGCGATACCGGAGATACCGAGGACGGGCACGGACACGCTCACGGCGAGGGCCACGACCATGCCGGTTCCGGCGGCGGATCCGCACACGGCGACCACCCCCACGGCGAGGAGGAGACGAGCGGCGAGGGCGACCACCCGCATTCGGGTGAGGAGGGCGGACACGGCGGCGAGGATGGTGACGACCCCTCCGACGCCGATATCCGCGGCGAGCTCGCGGATCTCAACATCTACGCCGGTAAACCCAGCGGCGAGGACGTGTACGCGACTGTGCTCTACAGCGAGGCCGACGTCGACGAGTTGTTCGACGAGGTCGAGGGGCTCCGCGGCAACTTCGACCACTACGGCACCCACGTGAAGACGGCGGTGTACGAGGGTCGCGTGACCGATCGCGCCGCGGTCGTCTCCATCTGGGACACGGCCTCCGCCGCCGAGACCGCGGCCGGCTTCCTCTCGGAGCTACCGGAGGTCGTCGCCCGCGCCGGCGAGGAGTCCGGATTCGGCACGATGGGGATGTTCTACACCGTCAAGCCGGAACATCAGGAGGACTTCACCGACACCTTCGACGACGTCGGGGAGATACTCGCGGAGATGGACGGCCACGTCGAGACCGACCTGATGATGAACGTCGAAGACGAGAACGACATGTTCATCGCGAGCCAGTGGCACGCCAAGGAGGACGCGATGGCGTTCTTCGGCTCCGACGAGTTCCGCGAGACGGTCCAGTGGGGCCGAGAGGTGCTGGCCGACCGGCCGCGTCACGTCTTCCTGGCGTAA
- a CDS encoding enoyl-CoA hydratase/isomerase family protein, translated as MIRTRDDDAVRVVTIDRPAHRNALRPEDLTALRTAVTDTDAPVTYLCGAGEAFCAGADLDVVANLDDPALFARAGQRTAAAIADAETVVVCGIDGAARGGGVELALAADLRVATPAATFAEPGVEFGLFGAWGGTVRLPRVMREGDALDFALSGRVLDADEALRTGLVSRVVDDPRSVADAIASGEPDALHVIKRRIRDRREDETQERAEATAFADLVRTYADDIAAERRR; from the coding sequence GTGATCCGCACCCGAGACGACGACGCGGTCCGCGTGGTGACGATCGACCGACCGGCGCACCGGAACGCCCTCCGGCCCGAGGACCTGACCGCGCTTCGCACGGCTGTCACCGATACCGACGCGCCGGTGACGTACCTCTGCGGTGCCGGCGAGGCGTTCTGTGCCGGCGCCGACCTCGATGTCGTCGCCAACCTCGACGATCCGGCATTGTTCGCCCGCGCGGGCCAGCGGACGGCCGCGGCGATCGCGGACGCGGAGACGGTCGTGGTCTGCGGGATTGACGGCGCGGCTCGCGGCGGCGGCGTCGAGCTTGCGCTCGCGGCGGACCTCCGGGTGGCCACGCCCGCCGCGACGTTCGCGGAGCCGGGCGTCGAGTTCGGGCTGTTCGGCGCGTGGGGCGGAACCGTCCGCCTCCCGCGGGTGATGCGCGAGGGAGACGCGCTCGACTTCGCACTGTCGGGGCGCGTGCTCGACGCCGACGAGGCGCTTCGGACCGGGCTCGTCTCTCGGGTCGTCGACGACCCGCGATCGGTCGCGGACGCGATCGCGAGCGGCGAGCCGGACGCGCTCCACGTGATCAAACGCCGGATACGTGACCGGCGCGAGGACGAGACGCAGGAGCGCGCGGAGGCGACCGCGTTCGCCGACCTCGTGCGTACATACGCCGACGACATCGCGGCAGAGCGCCGGAGGTGA
- a CDS encoding DUF7114 family protein has protein sequence MDDAARARDAACEALADVEPDQLREALEDRIANAAVTPGVLVLVTARAVDPTVDPDTVVDRAAGVQLIYEGLRLTRSVAHEEPWVTAATQESDIDADMDVLTADVLVARGFALLACTDAAAAAVEVVRAFGRDQTLREREGTDPAAATALDRNLEIDALELAVVAGTTAVGGDPPEELLTYARDLAADYDGEFPPPGRALPETTADRIADISDRAVSATDR, from the coding sequence ATGGACGATGCCGCGCGAGCGCGTGACGCCGCGTGTGAGGCGCTCGCCGACGTCGAGCCCGATCAGCTGCGTGAGGCCCTCGAAGACCGGATCGCGAACGCCGCCGTGACCCCCGGCGTGCTGGTACTAGTCACCGCTCGGGCGGTCGACCCCACGGTCGATCCTGACACGGTGGTCGATCGGGCAGCCGGCGTGCAGCTCATCTACGAAGGGCTCCGGCTTACCCGGTCGGTGGCCCACGAGGAGCCGTGGGTGACCGCGGCCACGCAGGAGTCGGACATCGACGCCGACATGGACGTGCTCACTGCTGACGTGCTCGTCGCGCGTGGATTCGCCCTACTTGCATGCACCGACGCCGCCGCAGCCGCGGTCGAGGTCGTGCGCGCGTTCGGCCGCGACCAGACGCTCCGAGAGCGCGAGGGGACCGACCCCGCCGCGGCGACCGCGCTCGACCGGAACCTGGAGATCGACGCTCTCGAACTCGCCGTCGTCGCCGGCACCACCGCGGTCGGCGGCGACCCGCCCGAAGAGCTGTTGACGTACGCCCGCGATCTGGCGGCCGACTACGACGGCGAGTTTCCGCCGCCGGGCCGCGCGCTCCCCGAGACGACCGCCGACCGGATCGCCGACATCTCCGATCGCGCCGTGAGTGCGACCGATCGGTGA
- a CDS encoding S8 family peptidase, translated as MTEPAYTRRGVLRTIGSGSAVGSLATLGTGTGAATRTADETVTVNVGYASESGRSAALSRASAVDHEFGFDALTAQMPESETDALAAQREIRYVEEDRALGGIVTPRRQPRRQVDGQRVPYGVAVTGADVAAEHGYTGSGANVAVLDTGIDSTHPDLATNRGRGAAFVPSVSDIEEFDFPAGQDDDILVSHGTHVAGVVGANDNDTGIVGVSPAATLHAVKVLIGVLGGGSAAGIAAGVEFVADQGWDVANLSLGETGRVDVLADAVADAYERGVLLVAAAGNDGLLENDPPASDGESAVSYPAAFEEVIAVGATDRNDDLAAFSSVGPEVELAAPGTDVLSTALPINIYSNVEEPFNRYIELSGTSFAAPHVAGAGALLMSDVGLSNVEARERLRETAADVGLREDEQGYGRLDVAAALGVE; from the coding sequence ATGACAGAGCCAGCCTACACCCGTCGTGGCGTGCTCCGAACGATCGGGAGTGGATCCGCGGTCGGATCGCTCGCGACGCTCGGGACCGGAACGGGCGCGGCGACGCGAACCGCCGACGAAACCGTGACCGTCAACGTTGGATACGCGTCGGAGAGCGGCCGGAGCGCCGCGCTGTCTCGCGCGTCGGCGGTGGACCACGAGTTCGGCTTCGACGCGCTCACAGCCCAGATGCCCGAGTCGGAGACCGACGCGCTGGCGGCCCAACGCGAGATCCGGTACGTCGAGGAGGACCGCGCTCTCGGCGGTATCGTTACGCCGCGGAGGCAACCCCGCCGTCAGGTCGACGGACAGCGCGTCCCGTACGGCGTCGCCGTGACGGGGGCCGACGTGGCCGCGGAACACGGCTACACCGGTAGCGGAGCGAACGTCGCGGTACTCGACACCGGTATCGACAGCACGCACCCCGACCTCGCGACGAACCGGGGGAGAGGGGCCGCGTTCGTCCCGAGCGTCAGCGACATCGAGGAGTTCGACTTCCCGGCCGGCCAGGACGACGACATCCTCGTCTCGCACGGCACGCACGTCGCCGGCGTGGTCGGCGCGAACGACAACGACACCGGTATCGTCGGTGTCAGTCCCGCGGCGACTCTCCACGCCGTGAAAGTCCTTATCGGCGTGCTCGGCGGCGGCTCGGCGGCCGGCATCGCGGCGGGCGTGGAGTTCGTGGCTGATCAGGGATGGGATGTCGCAAACCTCAGCTTAGGGGAGACCGGACGGGTCGACGTGCTCGCGGACGCGGTAGCGGACGCCTACGAGCGCGGAGTCCTCCTCGTGGCGGCGGCCGGAAACGATGGCCTCCTCGAAAACGACCCGCCCGCGAGTGACGGAGAATCGGCGGTTTCCTACCCGGCGGCCTTCGAGGAAGTCATCGCCGTTGGCGCGACCGACCGGAACGACGACCTCGCGGCGTTCTCCTCGGTCGGTCCGGAGGTCGAACTCGCCGCCCCCGGCACGGACGTGCTGTCCACGGCCCTGCCGATCAACATCTACTCGAACGTGGAGGAGCCGTTCAACCGCTACATCGAACTGTCTGGGACCTCTTTCGCGGCCCCACACGTCGCCGGCGCGGGCGCACTGTTAATGAGCGATGTCGGCCTCTCGAACGTTGAGGCCCGCGAGCGTCTCCGGGAGACCGCGGCCGACGTGGGCCTGCGCGAGGACGAACAGGGCTACGGCCGCCTCGACGTCGCGGCCGCACTCGGTGTCGAGTGA